One window of Medicago truncatula cultivar Jemalong A17 chromosome 2, MtrunA17r5.0-ANR, whole genome shotgun sequence genomic DNA carries:
- the LOC25486451 gene encoding acidic endochitinase-like encodes MVYNNPSCQYDQTNVDATPLLQSLDAWTSSVPPELSIVFWGLPAAPDAAPGGGYIPPNDLISKVLPHIEETCSTHSCGGFMLWDRFHDIESNYSNQVKHWDEQSACRFVTQVSKASLGSVSTT; translated from the coding sequence ATGGTATACAATAACCCTTCATGTCAATATGATCAAACAAATGTCGACGCTACACCGCTCTTACAATCACTGGATGCTTGGACGTCGTCAGTTCCACCAGAACTTAGTATCGTTTTCTGGGGACTACCAGCAGCACCTGATGCAGCTCCTGGTGGTGGTTATATACCACCAAATGATCTCATTTCTAAGGTTCTTCCTCACATTGAAGAAACTTGCTCTACCCATAGCTGTGGAGGATTTATGCTTTGGGATAGATTCCATGATATTGAAAGTAATTACAGCAATCAGGTAAAGCACTGGGATGAACAATCTGCTTGTCGATTTGTGACACAAGTTTCCAAGGCAAGCTTGGGGTCTGTCTCGACAACTTGA